In Arthrobacter citreus, a single genomic region encodes these proteins:
- a CDS encoding PTS lactose/cellobiose transporter subunit IIA: protein MSTLMTIEQTAVQLILHAGNAKSSLMEAMQAARAGNLEEANSKIEEAKVELNHAHHTQTSLIQSEARGENVQLSILLIHAQDHLMNALTMRDLVMEILFLHEKLNK, encoded by the coding sequence ATGAGTACTTTAATGACGATCGAGCAAACAGCAGTTCAATTAATCTTACACGCAGGAAACGCAAAAAGCTCATTGATGGAAGCGATGCAAGCTGCTCGAGCGGGTAATTTAGAAGAAGCAAACAGTAAGATTGAAGAGGCAAAAGTAGAATTAAATCATGCTCACCATACACAAACTTCATTAATTCAAAGTGAAGCACGTGGAGAGAATGTTCAGTTGAGTATTTTATTAATTCATGCCCAAGATCATTTAATGAATGCACTAACAATGAGAGATTTAGTAATGGAAATTCTTTTCTTACATGAAAAATTAAACAAATAA
- a CDS encoding phosphoglycerate kinase, which produces MNKKSLHDIDVKGKRVFCRVDFNVPMANGEVTDDTRIRAALPTIQYLIENGAKVILASHLGRPKGQVNEDLRLNAVAQRLSEKLGKNVIKTDEAYGPKVQEEIGKMNEGDVLLLENVRFYPGEEKNDDALAKEFAALADVYVNDAFGAAHRAHATTAGIAKYIPAVAGFLMEKEINVLGKALSNPERPFTAIIGGAKVRDKIGVIENLLEKVDNLIIGGGLAYTFLKAKGYEIGKSLLEEDKIDLANEFMQKAEAKGVKFYMPIDAIIADKFGEDANTQEVDIDGIPADWEALDIGPKTTALYADVIKSSKLVIWNGPMGVFEIDKFAQGTIGVAQALADSDAYSIIGGGDSAAAAEKFGLADKMSHISTGGGASLEFMEGKELPGVAVLNDK; this is translated from the coding sequence ATGAACAAAAAGTCATTACATGACATTGATGTAAAGGGAAAACGCGTATTTTGCCGTGTGGATTTTAATGTACCAATGGCAAATGGTGAAGTAACAGATGATACACGTATTCGTGCTGCACTTCCTACTATTCAGTATTTAATAGAAAACGGAGCAAAAGTTATTTTAGCATCTCATTTAGGTCGTCCAAAAGGACAAGTAAATGAAGATTTACGTTTAAATGCTGTTGCTCAACGTTTAAGTGAAAAATTAGGTAAAAACGTAATTAAAACTGATGAAGCATACGGCCCTAAAGTTCAAGAAGAAATTGGCAAAATGAACGAAGGCGATGTTTTATTATTAGAAAACGTTCGTTTCTACCCAGGTGAAGAGAAAAATGACGATGCTTTAGCAAAAGAATTTGCTGCTTTAGCGGATGTATATGTAAATGATGCATTTGGTGCTGCTCACCGTGCGCATGCAACAACTGCTGGTATTGCAAAATATATCCCAGCTGTAGCAGGTTTCTTAATGGAAAAAGAAATTAATGTTTTAGGTAAAGCACTTTCTAACCCAGAACGTCCATTTACAGCTATTATCGGTGGAGCGAAAGTTCGAGATAAAATTGGTGTAATTGAAAACTTATTAGAAAAAGTTGATAACTTAATCATTGGTGGCGGATTAGCTTATACATTCTTAAAAGCAAAAGGCTATGAAATTGGTAAGTCTCTTTTAGAAGAGGATAAAATTGATTTAGCGAATGAGTTTATGCAAAAAGCAGAAGCAAAAGGCGTTAAATTCTACATGCCAATCGATGCAATTATTGCTGACAAATTTGGTGAAGATGCTAATACGCAAGAAGTTGATATTGATGGCATTCCTGCAGATTGGGAAGCTCTTGATATTGGACCAAAAACAACTGCTCTTTATGCAGATGTAATTAAAAGTTCTAAATTAGTTATTTGGAATGGGCCAATGGGCGTATTTGAAATCGATAAATTTGCACAAGGTACTATAGGAGTAGCACAAGCTTTAGCAGATTCAGATGCTTACTCAATTATCGGTGGAGGAGACTCAGCTGCAGCTGCTGAAAAATTCGGTTTAGCAGATAAAATGAGCCACATATCTACTGGTGGTGGTGCTTCTTTAGAATTTATGGAAGGTAAAGAACTTCCAGGAGTAGCAGTATTAAACGATAAATAA
- a CDS encoding glutaredoxin family protein, with amino-acid sequence MKLTLYTKENCGLCEEAKESIRLAQSEYKIEVNEIDIYSDDALLEEYQLMIPVIQMDGETIAYGKIHKIDILNAING; translated from the coding sequence ATTAAGTTAACTTTATATACAAAAGAGAATTGTGGATTATGTGAAGAAGCAAAAGAATCAATTCGATTAGCCCAATCGGAATATAAAATAGAAGTAAATGAAATTGATATTTATTCTGATGATGCATTATTAGAGGAATATCAGTTGATGATTCCAGTTATTCAAATGGACGGGGAAACAATTGCATACGGCAAAATTCATAAGATTGACATATTAAATGCAATAAATGGGTAG
- a CDS encoding 6-phospho-beta-glucosidase: protein MRNGIKIATIGGGSSYTPELIEGFIKRYDELPVRELWLVDIEEGREKLEIVGSLAKRMVEKAGVPMEIHLTLDRRAALKDADFVTTQFRVGLLEARMKDERIPLKYGVIGQETNGPGGLFKALRTIPVILDIVKDIEELCPNAWLVNFTNPTGILTEAILRYTNFRKVVGLCNVPIHIHMNIAKGLGVSPERVHIDFMGLNHMVYGTKVLLDGEDVTSRVVSEFARPTESMTMQNIKAMDWNPDFIEALGAIPCPYHRYYYQSKVMLEEELEAAKKDGTRAEVVKKLEESLFELYKDPNLSIKPPQLEKRGGAYYSDAACRLISSLYNNKGDIQPVNTMNNGAIASIPDDCAVEVSAVITKDGPKPLSMGDLPVAVRGLVQQIKSFERVAAEAGVTGDYKTALLAMCINPLVGSDSLAKQILDEMLEAHKEHLPQFFKNEKVAAN, encoded by the coding sequence ATGAGAAACGGTATTAAAATAGCAACAATTGGTGGCGGTTCAAGTTATACTCCAGAATTGATTGAAGGATTTATTAAACGTTATGATGAGTTACCTGTTAGGGAGCTATGGTTAGTAGATATTGAAGAAGGTAGAGAAAAACTTGAAATCGTAGGAAGTCTAGCAAAGAGAATGGTAGAAAAAGCGGGAGTTCCTATGGAAATTCATTTAACACTTGATCGTCGCGCTGCTCTAAAGGACGCTGATTTTGTTACTACTCAGTTCCGTGTAGGATTACTTGAAGCTCGTATGAAAGATGAGCGAATTCCATTAAAATATGGAGTTATTGGTCAAGAAACAAATGGTCCAGGTGGTCTGTTTAAAGCACTTCGTACAATTCCGGTTATTTTAGATATTGTAAAAGATATCGAAGAACTTTGTCCGAATGCTTGGTTAGTGAACTTTACGAATCCTACGGGCATTTTAACTGAAGCGATTTTAAGATATACAAACTTCCGTAAAGTGGTAGGTTTATGTAATGTACCAATTCATATTCATATGAATATAGCAAAAGGTCTAGGTGTAAGTCCTGAGCGTGTCCATATAGATTTTATGGGATTAAATCATATGGTTTACGGAACGAAAGTATTGCTAGATGGTGAAGATGTTACAAGTCGTGTTGTAAGTGAGTTTGCAAGACCTACTGAAAGTATGACGATGCAAAATATTAAGGCAATGGATTGGAATCCAGATTTCATTGAAGCACTTGGAGCTATTCCTTGTCCATATCATCGTTACTACTATCAATCTAAAGTAATGCTAGAGGAAGAACTAGAGGCTGCGAAAAAAGATGGTACCCGCGCTGAGGTTGTAAAAAAATTAGAAGAATCATTATTTGAATTATATAAAGATCCTAATTTAAGTATTAAGCCACCACAATTAGAAAAGCGTGGGGGAGCATATTACAGTGATGCTGCATGTCGATTAATATCATCTCTATATAACAATAAAGGTGATATTCAACCTGTTAACACAATGAATAATGGGGCGATTGCTTCTATTCCAGACGACTGTGCAGTTGAAGTAAGTGCAGTCATTACAAAGGATGGCCCTAAACCACTTTCAATGGGTGACTTACCAGTTGCTGTACGTGGTTTAGTTCAACAAATTAAATCATTTGAGCGAGTTGCTGCAGAAGCTGGTGTAACTGGCGATTATAAAACTGCTTTACTTGCAATGTGTATTAATCCACTAGTTGGATCTGATAGTTTAGCAAAACAAATTCTAGATGAAATGTTAGAAGCGCACAAAGAGCATTTACCTCAATTTTTCAAAAACGAAAAAGTAGCAGCGAATTAA
- the rpoN gene encoding RNA polymerase factor sigma-54, translated as MEMNLMQKQSLKLAMTQELRQAITMLQFNAQELTDFLFEQSLENPLIEVETPYTEYSSSKIKQQTTSSGQGMELYTRRTETLQEELISQLNELKIENDEYRIIKYLIYNLDKNGFLMESDEELIQELNISFVQLQICIEMLQRFEPAGVGARSVKECLLIQLNGLEAETTIANQVIDLYFDQFVNKNWKDIAKKLKISLPELQKEIDLILTLQPRPGLNYFQDQVNYVAPDLSVEKIGGEFVVLINDKIMPRLKVLSEYSSILNGQHEKEVSTYLKDKNTQVNWLMKSIEERKSTMLAVMNCILRKQIAFFEKGPANLKTLTLKEIAEELSLHESTISRTCKNKYVQTPYGLFEMKKFFHQGVSVDGEELASTSVQVFIKQLVDEENKEKPLSDQKLVELLAQRHGVEISRRTVAKYRDILRIPGSSKRKRFS; from the coding sequence ATGGAAATGAATTTAATGCAAAAACAATCATTGAAACTTGCAATGACTCAGGAACTACGACAAGCCATTACAATGCTTCAATTTAATGCCCAAGAGCTTACGGATTTTTTATTTGAACAATCGTTAGAAAATCCCTTAATTGAAGTCGAAACTCCTTATACCGAATACTCTTCTTCAAAAATCAAACAACAAACTACTTCCAGCGGACAAGGAATGGAGTTATATACTCGAAGAACAGAGACATTACAAGAGGAACTTATTAGTCAGTTAAATGAGTTGAAAATTGAGAATGACGAATATAGAATTATTAAATATTTAATTTATAACTTAGATAAAAATGGATTCTTGATGGAGTCAGATGAAGAACTTATTCAAGAACTTAATATCTCTTTCGTTCAGTTACAAATCTGCATTGAAATGCTTCAGCGGTTTGAACCAGCAGGAGTTGGAGCAAGATCTGTTAAGGAATGTTTACTTATACAGTTAAATGGACTTGAAGCAGAAACAACAATTGCAAACCAGGTCATTGATCTGTATTTTGACCAATTTGTTAATAAAAATTGGAAAGATATTGCAAAAAAACTTAAAATTAGTTTGCCTGAATTACAAAAGGAAATTGATTTAATTTTGACGTTGCAACCTAGACCAGGTTTAAATTATTTCCAAGACCAAGTAAATTATGTAGCCCCTGATTTATCGGTCGAAAAGATAGGTGGAGAATTCGTTGTACTTATTAATGATAAAATAATGCCACGTTTAAAAGTACTTAGTGAATATTCCTCCATTTTAAATGGTCAACATGAGAAGGAAGTTTCAACTTATTTAAAAGATAAAAACACACAAGTTAACTGGTTAATGAAAAGCATAGAAGAAAGAAAATCAACGATGTTAGCTGTAATGAATTGTATACTTAGAAAGCAAATTGCTTTTTTTGAAAAAGGTCCTGCTAATTTAAAAACACTGACATTAAAAGAGATTGCTGAAGAACTTTCACTACATGAATCAACGATCAGTCGTACTTGTAAAAACAAATATGTACAAACGCCATATGGTTTATTTGAAATGAAGAAATTTTTCCATCAAGGTGTAAGTGTTGATGGAGAAGAACTTGCATCAACGAGTGTGCAAGTATTTATAAAGCAATTAGTAGATGAAGAAAATAAAGAGAAACCATTATCAGATCAAAAACTTGTTGAATTATTAGCACAAAGGCATGGAGTGGAGATTTCTAGAAGAACTGTAGCTAAATATAGGGATATACTTAGAATTCCTGGTTCGTCAAAACGAAAGCGCTTTAGTTAA
- the chbG gene encoding chitin disaccharide deacetylase encodes MTKLIVNADDYGYSKGVNYGIIEAHLNGIVNSATMMMNMYAVEHGIELAKLHPTMGLGVHLVLTAGKPLLSNLQTIVDQNGVFLKNSYWYGNPVVNVDEVEKEWDAQIQKFLSYGLKPTHFDSHHHVHMIPILHPVIAKLSQKYDLPVRVSPESQIVGIKPFTDQLLTDFYGSEIPANYIETIKERINKGVESVEIMVHPALVDNHLKNGTSYCFERLTELDILTNSNLPEGVELVKY; translated from the coding sequence ATGACTAAGCTTATTGTAAATGCAGATGACTACGGATATTCAAAAGGTGTAAATTATGGCATTATTGAAGCACATTTGAATGGAATCGTGAACTCAGCAACGATGATGATGAATATGTATGCTGTGGAGCATGGGATTGAATTAGCAAAATTGCATCCTACGATGGGACTTGGTGTACATCTTGTCTTAACAGCGGGCAAACCGTTATTAAGTAATTTACAAACAATTGTAGACCAAAATGGTGTTTTTCTTAAGAACAGTTATTGGTATGGTAATCCAGTTGTTAATGTAGACGAGGTAGAAAAGGAATGGGATGCGCAAATTCAAAAGTTCCTTTCTTATGGTTTGAAGCCTACGCATTTCGATAGCCATCACCATGTACACATGATTCCTATCCTCCACCCAGTTATTGCGAAACTATCTCAAAAGTATGATCTTCCAGTCCGTGTTTCTCCTGAAAGTCAAATAGTCGGAATTAAACCATTTACTGATCAATTATTAACAGACTTTTATGGTAGTGAAATTCCAGCAAATTATATCGAGACAATAAAAGAAAGAATAAATAAAGGTGTAGAGTCAGTAGAGATTATGGTGCATCCTGCATTAGTTGATAATCATTTGAAAAATGGTACTTCATATTGTTTTGAACGATTAACTGAACTTGATATTTTAACGAACTCAAATCTTCCAGAGGGAGTAGAGTTAGTAAAATATTAA
- a CDS encoding sigma 54-interacting transcriptional regulator, translating to MNRKNQIYEVFLQSMEQGFTAIEISQKLNLDRANVSSDLNKLVKEGSLVKTNSRPVIFKLQSHTLQQSNHFQNNPANLEYKYEYFYEENISLRPAIEKARSAILYPPYGMHTLILGETGVGKSAFAARMHDFAIRSNVLGKDSPFIIFNCADYANNPQLLLGQLFGVRKGAYTGATEQKGLLEKANNGILFLDEVHRLTPEGQEMLFTFIDYKLYRRLGETENERTSNVLIISATTEDPSSTLLSTFTRRIPMVITLPALSDRTYEERFTLIKRFFSEESLRLGKEIVVSANTIRSFLFYPCQNNIGQLKADIQLACAKAYADFITHKHDKVRIHSTDLNWYVKEGLFIEKKVKHSITLLNEYFEFSPTKGIISNPQMDHSADTIYDRIDTKYEELKQRGVNQDELSLLMENDIESYFTHYITSINRKLSSKENVQKIIKPEIVTLSEKVLKLAEEKLNKRFNEKILVALSLHIQTLLQRIQSNKKIHHPNITQIRDQYKNEFSVSIECVKMIEDFSNISIPFDEVAFITMFFVYGNEDFKVLSSNVKVIVLAHGNGIAREMANVTNELLENEEVIGIDMPLSEPPQDFLIRVKDYIKSLGKLNGILLCIDMGSLAYIGDIIEAEFSIPVRVIQMVSTAHVIEASRKATLGYNLDELYQDVRNLTTFFINSHANKTKQPEFNRSVILTACLTGQGSAIAIKNILANNLVYDKEMLEIVPISLLNKEELQKMLNDISKERSIVCIVSNFDISVPFNTFHLQDVLNMKATKKIQELITYEETYLKMAETLQETISLKDAKKVISVIRRALNDIQVQTDKFFKNEDLMGIVIHMSCMIDRIQNSQPLIPFKDKEDKINSDYLLYLKIKKILQQIEESCDIVIPDDEICYLMEFYSRNDIE from the coding sequence ATGAATAGAAAAAATCAAATTTACGAAGTTTTTCTACAAAGTATGGAACAAGGTTTTACTGCTATCGAGATCTCACAAAAATTAAATTTAGACAGAGCCAACGTTAGCAGTGATTTAAATAAATTAGTTAAAGAAGGTTCATTGGTTAAAACGAATTCTAGACCTGTAATTTTTAAACTTCAGTCTCATACTTTACAACAATCTAATCACTTTCAAAACAATCCGGCAAATTTAGAATATAAGTATGAATATTTTTATGAAGAAAACATTAGTTTAAGACCTGCGATTGAAAAAGCAAGGTCGGCAATTCTTTATCCACCATATGGTATGCACACATTAATACTTGGTGAGACAGGCGTTGGTAAATCTGCTTTTGCAGCTAGAATGCATGACTTCGCAATTCGGTCAAATGTTTTGGGAAAGGATTCCCCCTTTATTATATTTAACTGTGCAGACTATGCGAATAATCCTCAACTATTATTAGGACAGCTTTTCGGTGTAAGAAAAGGTGCATATACAGGTGCAACTGAACAAAAGGGTTTACTTGAAAAAGCGAATAATGGAATTTTATTTTTAGATGAGGTACATCGTCTTACTCCTGAAGGTCAAGAAATGTTATTTACATTTATTGATTACAAGTTGTATAGACGACTAGGAGAGACTGAAAATGAACGAACATCAAATGTTCTAATCATTTCAGCTACAACTGAAGACCCTAGTTCAACTTTATTATCTACATTTACACGTCGAATTCCTATGGTCATTACATTACCAGCTTTAAGCGATCGAACTTATGAAGAAAGATTTACACTCATTAAACGGTTTTTCTCTGAAGAAAGTCTTCGTCTTGGAAAAGAAATAGTTGTAAGCGCGAATACGATTCGTTCTTTCCTATTCTATCCGTGTCAAAATAATATCGGTCAATTGAAAGCCGATATTCAGCTAGCCTGTGCCAAAGCCTATGCAGATTTTATCACTCATAAGCATGACAAAGTCCGAATTCATAGCACAGATTTAAACTGGTATGTGAAAGAAGGCTTATTCATTGAAAAAAAGGTAAAGCATTCAATCACACTGCTAAATGAGTATTTCGAATTTTCACCAACAAAAGGTATAATCAGTAATCCGCAAATGGATCATTCTGCGGATACAATTTATGACCGAATTGATACGAAGTACGAAGAGCTTAAACAACGTGGCGTTAATCAGGACGAGTTATCTTTACTAATGGAAAACGATATTGAAAGCTACTTTACGCATTACATTACCTCCATTAATCGAAAACTATCTAGTAAAGAAAATGTCCAAAAAATAATAAAGCCTGAAATCGTCACATTAAGTGAAAAAGTACTAAAGCTCGCAGAAGAAAAATTAAATAAAAGATTTAACGAAAAAATACTTGTTGCTCTTAGCTTGCATATACAAACGCTATTACAACGTATTCAGTCAAACAAAAAAATACATCATCCAAATATAACTCAAATTCGAGATCAATATAAAAACGAGTTTTCCGTTTCAATCGAATGTGTAAAAATGATTGAAGATTTTTCAAATATCTCAATCCCTTTTGACGAGGTAGCATTTATAACAATGTTTTTCGTGTATGGAAACGAAGATTTTAAAGTGTTAAGTTCGAATGTTAAAGTAATTGTTTTAGCTCATGGGAACGGCATCGCTAGAGAGATGGCCAACGTAACAAATGAATTGCTAGAAAACGAGGAAGTTATCGGAATTGATATGCCTTTAAGTGAACCACCACAAGATTTCTTAATTCGTGTAAAAGATTATATCAAATCATTAGGTAAATTAAATGGCATTTTACTTTGTATCGATATGGGTTCATTAGCTTATATTGGTGACATAATTGAAGCTGAATTTTCAATTCCTGTACGAGTGATTCAAATGGTAAGTACCGCCCATGTAATAGAAGCATCTAGGAAAGCGACATTAGGCTATAATTTGGATGAGTTGTACCAAGATGTACGAAACTTAACTACTTTCTTCATCAATTCACATGCAAATAAAACGAAACAACCAGAATTTAATCGTTCAGTAATTTTAACTGCATGTCTGACTGGTCAAGGAAGTGCAATAGCCATTAAAAATATACTAGCGAATAACTTGGTCTATGATAAAGAGATGCTAGAAATCGTTCCAATTAGTCTTTTAAACAAAGAAGAATTACAAAAAATGTTAAATGATATTTCTAAAGAACGAAGTATCGTTTGTATTGTTTCAAATTTTGATATAAGCGTTCCATTCAACACATTCCATTTACAAGATGTATTAAACATGAAGGCTACAAAGAAAATACAGGAATTAATAACATATGAAGAGACGTACTTAAAAATGGCTGAAACATTACAAGAAACGATTTCTTTAAAGGATGCTAAAAAGGTAATCAGTGTGATTAGACGCGCCCTAAATGATATTCAAGTCCAAACAGATAAGTTTTTCAAAAATGAGGATTTGATGGGTATTGTTATTCATATGAGCTGCATGATTGATCGAATTCAAAACTCACAGCCTTTAATTCCATTCAAAGATAAAGAAGATAAAATAAACAGTGACTATCTGCTATATTTAAAAATAAAAAAAATACTGCAACAAATTGAGGAATCTTGTGATATTGTCATACCTGATGATGAAATATGTTATTTAATGGAATTTTACTCTAGAAATGACATAGAGTAA
- a CDS encoding triose-phosphate isomerase, which produces MRKPIIAGNWKMNKTLSEAMTFVEEVKNSIPSSDRVDSAVCAPALFIAPMLYGTKGTELKIGSQNVSDKDSGAYTGEISPVALKDLGVTYAIIGHSERREYYGETDEFINSKTKKAFEHGLTPILCCGETLEEREGGKFEEVIRTQLTADLAGLTDEQVKSLVIAYEPIWAIGTGKSATEKDAQDSCKFVRDVVASLYDEVVAESVRVQYGGSVKPENIKEYMAQPDIDGALVGGASLEPASFLALLEAVK; this is translated from the coding sequence ATGCGTAAACCTATAATTGCAGGTAACTGGAAAATGAATAAAACGCTTAGCGAAGCGATGACATTTGTTGAAGAAGTAAAAAATAGCATTCCATCATCTGATAGAGTAGATTCAGCAGTTTGTGCTCCTGCTTTATTTATTGCACCAATGTTGTATGGTACAAAAGGAACGGAATTAAAAATTGGTTCTCAAAATGTAAGTGATAAAGATAGTGGTGCTTATACTGGAGAAATTAGCCCAGTAGCACTTAAAGATCTAGGAGTAACTTATGCTATTATCGGACACTCTGAACGTCGTGAATATTATGGCGAAACAGATGAGTTTATTAATAGTAAAACAAAAAAAGCTTTCGAACATGGTCTTACACCAATCCTTTGCTGTGGTGAAACACTTGAAGAGCGTGAAGGCGGTAAATTTGAGGAAGTTATTCGCACTCAATTAACAGCTGATCTTGCAGGTCTTACAGATGAGCAAGTGAAGAGTTTAGTTATTGCTTATGAACCGATTTGGGCGATTGGAACAGGTAAATCTGCTACAGAAAAAGATGCGCAAGATTCATGTAAATTTGTACGTGATGTTGTAGCAAGTCTTTATGATGAAGTTGTTGCAGAATCTGTACGCGTTCAATATGGCGGTAGCGTAAAACCTGAAAATATTAAAGAGTATATGGCTCAACCTGATATTGACGGTGCGTTAGTAGGTGGAGCAAGCTTAGAACCAGCTTCTTTCCTTGCATTATTGGAGGCTGTTAAGTAA
- the gap gene encoding type I glyceraldehyde-3-phosphate dehydrogenase, with protein MATKIGINGFGRIGRMVFRASLNNPNVEVVAINDLTDAKTLAHLLKYDSVHGSVNADVAVNGDSIVVNGNEIKVIAERDPAVLPWSDYGVEVVVESTGRFTDKKDAEKHLGGSVKKVIISAPASNEDITIVMGVNDDKYDAASHNVISNASCTTNCLAPFAKVLDEKFGIKRGMMTTVHSYTNDQQILDLPHKDLRRARAAAMSMIPTTTGAAKAVSLVLPQLKGKLNGGAVRVPTANVSLVDLVVELNTEVTAEEVNAAFKAASEGELNGILGYSEEPLVSIDYNGCTNSSTIDALSTMTMEGNMVKILSWYDNETGYSTRVVDLVAHIASKGL; from the coding sequence ATGGCAACTAAAATTGGTATTAATGGATTTGGACGTATCGGACGTATGGTTTTCCGCGCAAGCTTAAACAACCCTAACGTAGAGGTTGTAGCAATTAACGACTTAACAGATGCTAAAACTTTAGCTCACTTATTAAAATATGATTCAGTACACGGTTCAGTAAACGCTGATGTAGCTGTAAACGGTGATTCAATCGTAGTTAACGGTAACGAAATTAAAGTTATCGCTGAGCGTGACCCAGCAGTTTTACCTTGGAGCGATTACGGAGTAGAGGTTGTTGTTGAATCTACTGGTCGTTTCACAGATAAAAAAGACGCTGAAAAACACTTAGGTGGATCAGTTAAAAAAGTAATTATCTCTGCACCAGCTTCTAACGAAGATATCACGATCGTAATGGGTGTAAATGACGATAAATACGATGCAGCTAGCCACAATGTAATTTCAAACGCTTCTTGTACAACTAACTGTTTAGCTCCATTTGCTAAAGTATTAGACGAAAAATTCGGTATCAAACGTGGTATGATGACAACTGTTCACTCTTACACAAATGACCAACAAATTTTAGATTTACCACATAAAGATTTACGTCGTGCACGTGCTGCTGCAATGAGCATGATCCCAACAACAACTGGTGCTGCTAAAGCAGTTTCTCTAGTATTACCTCAATTAAAAGGTAAATTAAACGGTGGTGCTGTACGTGTACCAACTGCTAACGTATCTTTAGTTGACTTAGTTGTTGAATTAAATACTGAAGTTACTGCTGAAGAAGTAAATGCTGCATTCAAAGCTGCTTCTGAAGGCGAATTAAACGGTATCTTAGGTTACTCTGAAGAGCCATTAGTATCAATCGACTATAACGGTTGCACAAACTCTTCTACAATCGATGCATTATCTACAATGACTATGGAAGGAAACATGGTTAAAATTCTTTCTTGGTACGATAATGAAACTGGTTACTCAACTCGTGTAGTTGACCTAGTAGCTCACATCGCTTCTAAAGGACTTTAA